TGCGGGTGCGATTGACCCAGAAGTTCATGTGCGTGAATTGGTGCTTGCCCAAGCAGCAGCAACCAACTCAAATATTATCCGTAATGACTTCCCAGAATTTGATTTCCCACAAATTGCTGATTTTGGTTTACTTGACAAGGCTTACCATATCGCCAGAGAAATGGGAGTAACAACTCACGTTGGGAATGTGCTTTCTTCTGATGTCTTTTACACTAACATGCCTGAGCGTAATATGGCTCTTGGTAAATTGGGTGTTAAAGCCATCGAAATGGAAGCAGCAGCTCTTTACTATTTAGCTGCTCAGCACCATGTCAAAGCCCTTGGAATCATGACGATCTCAGATAACTTGAATGATCCAACCGAAGATACTACAGCTGAAGAGCGCCAAACAACTTTCACTGATATGATGAAGGTCGGCTTGGAAACCTTAATTGCCAATGACTAATAATCAAACACTAGACATCCTTTTGGATGTCTATGCTTATAATCACGCCTTTAGAATTGCTAAAGCCTTGCCAAATATCCCTAAAACTGCCCTCTATTTACTAGAGATGTTAAAAGAGCGCAGAGAATTGAACTTTGCCTTTCTAGCGGAACATGCAGCAGAGAATCGGACCATTGAAGACCAGTATCACTGTTCATTATGGCTTAACCAATCGCTTGAAGATGAGCAGATTGCCAATTACATTTTGGATTTAGAAGTTAAAGTAAAAAACGGTGCTATTATTGATTTCGTCAGGTCAGTGTCGCCTATTCTTTACCGACTTTTTCTCAGACTAATCACGTCAGAAATTCCAAACTTCAAGGCTTAT
The genomic region above belongs to Streptococcus pyogenes and contains:
- the deoD gene encoding purine-nucleoside phosphorylase → MSIHISAKKGDIADKILLPGDPLRAKFIAENFLEDAVCFNEVRNMFGYTGTYKGHRVSVMGTGMGMPSISIYARELIVDYGVKTLIRVGTAGAIDPEVHVRELVLAQAAATNSNIIRNDFPEFDFPQIADFGLLDKAYHIAREMGVTTHVGNVLSSDVFYTNMPERNMALGKLGVKAIEMEAAALYYLAAQHHVKALGIMTISDNLNDPTEDTTAEERQTTFTDMMKVGLETLIAND